The following are from one region of the Macrobrachium nipponense isolate FS-2020 chromosome 21, ASM1510439v2, whole genome shotgun sequence genome:
- the LOC135197701 gene encoding uncharacterized protein LOC135197701 isoform X2: MSTKTVVLCALLAVTATIPRGVLSETARLYQTPAVGGSGFPSGGVGVSSSGGFGGPGSFGASSGAHGGSGSGGFGGSSGAGFGGSSSAGGFGSGALSGGFGGSGGSSGGLGGVGSGGFGGSAGSGFGASGSGFGGSAGSGFGASGSGFGGSAGSGFGASGSGFGGSTGSGFGASGSGFGGSAGSGFGATGSGFGGSAGSGAAGFGGSPAGGFGGSASGSFGGSSSGGFGGSSGSSVGGFGLSGSAGGYQGPSAPVVPILVDERDGPHADGSYTFNFETGNGISRQEQGYPQGVTGAVAQQGAWSFTFPDGTPANFQFVADGSGFNVQSDLLPTPPPLPPHAIAQIEKAALEDAAASAAGSQGAYGGGSQSGSGFSASGSQFSGSGSQFTGSGSQFSGTGSGSGAGFGSGVGSGSGAGFGSGAGFGTRGGALEVVFYSILDLTPDFNYLILDLAPDLNYLILDLALDLNSLVLDQDLSLVALYQVQEEPMVYLEYKNLSSMTHLICDVPHE; the protein is encoded by the exons ATGTCGACCAAA ACGGTAGTCTTGTGTGCCCTTTTGGCAGTCACAGCGACAATTCCTCGAGGGGTTCTCTCTGAAACAGCAAGATTATACCAAACTCCTGCAGTAGGCGGATCTGGGTTCCCCTCAGGAGGAGTTGGCGTTTCTTCTAGCGGAGGATTCGGAGGTCCCGGTAGTTTTGGGGCGTCTTCTGGTGCACATGGAGGATCAGGAAGTGGAGGATTCGGTGGTTCATCTGGAGCAGGATTTGGTGGATCGTCATCTGCAGGAGGATTTGGCAGCGGTGCTTTGAGTGGAGGTTTTGGCGGTTCTGGTGGTTCCTCTGGTGGTCTTGGTGGGGTTGGCAGTGGAGGCTTTGGAGGATCAGCAGGAAGTGGCTTTGGTGCCTCAGGATCTGGTTTTGGAGGTTCTGCAGGTAGCGGTTTTGGTGCCTCAGGATCTGGTTTTGGAGGTTCTGCAGGTAGCGGTTTTGGTGCCTCAGGATCTGGTTTTGGAGGTTCTACAG GTAGCGGTTTTGGTGCCTCAGGATCTGGTTTTGGAG GTTCTGCAGGTAGCGGTTTTGGTGCCACAGGATCTGGTTTTGGAGGTTCTGCAGGATCCGGTGCTGCTGGATTTGGAGGTTCTCCTGCCGGTGGTTTTGGTGGATCAGCTTCAGGAAGCTTTGGGGGAAGTTCCTCTGGAGGTTTTGGTGGTTCAAGTGGATCATCTGTTGGAGGATTTGGATTGTCTGGCTCTGCTGGTGGTTACCAAGGTCCCTCTGCTCCTGTTGTACCTATTCTTGTTGACGAACGCGATGGTCCACACGCTGACGGTTCTTACACCTTCAACTTTGAAACTGGAAATGGCATCAGCCGTCAGGAACAAGGATACCCACAGGGTGTAACTGGAGCTGTGGCACAGCAAGGGGCATGGTC ATTCACATTCCCAGACGGTACCCCAGCTAACTTCCAGTTTGTTGCTGATGGATCTGGTTTCAATGTACAATCAGACCTTCtgccaactcctcctcctcttccacctcaTGCCATCGCTCAGATTGAGAAGGCAGCTCTAGAGGATGCCGCTGCCAGTGCTGCTGGATCTCAGGGAGCTTACGGTGGAGGTTCCCAATCTGGATCAGGATTTAGCGCCTCAGGCTCTCAGTTTTCCGGAAGTGGATCACAATTCACTGGATCTGGTTCCCAATTCTCTGGAACTGGATCTGGCTCTGGAGCTGGGTTTGGATCTGGAGTAGGATCTGGCTCTGGAGCTGGGTTTGGCTCTGGTGCTGGCTTCGGCACTAGAGGGGGTGCCTTGGAGGTAGTCTTCTATTCGATCCTGGATTTGACTCCGGATTTCAACTATCTGATCCTGGATTTGGCTCCGGATCTCAATTATCTGATCCTGGATTTGGCTCTGGATCTCAATTCTCTGGTGTTGGATCAGGATCTCAGTTTGGTGGCTCTGTATCAAGTCCAAGAAGAACCTATGGTTTACCTTGAATACAAGAATCTATCCAGTATGACCCACCTGATATGTGATGTTCCACATGAATAA
- the LOC135197701 gene encoding pupal cuticle protein 36-like isoform X4 — protein sequence MSTKTVVLCALLAVTATIPRGVLSETARLYQTPAVGGSGFPSGGVGVSSSGGFGGPGSFGASSGAHGGSGSGGFGGSSGAGFGGSSSAGGFGSGALSGGFGGSGGSSGGLGGVGSGGFGGSAGSGFGASGSGFGGSAGSGAAGFGGSPAGGFGGSASGSFGGSSSGGFGGSSGSSVGGFGLSGSAGGYQGPSAPVVPILVDERDGPHADGSYTFNFETGNGISRQEQGYPQGVTGAVAQQGAWSFTFPDGTPANFQFVADGSGFNVQSDLLPTPPPLPPHAIAQIEKAALEDAAASAAGSQGAYGGGSQSGSGFSASGSQFSGSGSQFTGSGSQFSGTGSGSGAGFGSGVGSGSGAGFGSGAGFGTRGGALEVVFYSILDLTPDFNYLILDLAPDLNYLILDLALDLNSLVLDQDLSLVALYQVQEEPMVYLEYKNLSSMTHLICDVPHE from the exons ATGTCGACCAAA ACGGTAGTCTTGTGTGCCCTTTTGGCAGTCACAGCGACAATTCCTCGAGGGGTTCTCTCTGAAACAGCAAGATTATACCAAACTCCTGCAGTAGGCGGATCTGGGTTCCCCTCAGGAGGAGTTGGCGTTTCTTCTAGCGGAGGATTCGGAGGTCCCGGTAGTTTTGGGGCGTCTTCTGGTGCACATGGAGGATCAGGAAGTGGAGGATTCGGTGGTTCATCTGGAGCAGGATTTGGTGGATCGTCATCTGCAGGAGGATTTGGCAGCGGTGCTTTGAGTGGAGGTTTTGGCGGTTCTGGTGGTTCCTCTGGTGGTCTTGGTGGGGTTGGCAGTGGAGGCTTTGGAGGATCAGCAGGAAGTGGCTTTGGTGCCTCAGGATCTGGTTTTGGAG GTTCTGCAGGATCCGGTGCTGCTGGATTTGGAGGTTCTCCTGCCGGTGGTTTTGGTGGATCAGCTTCAGGAAGCTTTGGGGGAAGTTCCTCTGGAGGTTTTGGTGGTTCAAGTGGATCATCTGTTGGAGGATTTGGATTGTCTGGCTCTGCTGGTGGTTACCAAGGTCCCTCTGCTCCTGTTGTACCTATTCTTGTTGACGAACGCGATGGTCCACACGCTGACGGTTCTTACACCTTCAACTTTGAAACTGGAAATGGCATCAGCCGTCAGGAACAAGGATACCCACAGGGTGTAACTGGAGCTGTGGCACAGCAAGGGGCATGGTC ATTCACATTCCCAGACGGTACCCCAGCTAACTTCCAGTTTGTTGCTGATGGATCTGGTTTCAATGTACAATCAGACCTTCtgccaactcctcctcctcttccacctcaTGCCATCGCTCAGATTGAGAAGGCAGCTCTAGAGGATGCCGCTGCCAGTGCTGCTGGATCTCAGGGAGCTTACGGTGGAGGTTCCCAATCTGGATCAGGATTTAGCGCCTCAGGCTCTCAGTTTTCCGGAAGTGGATCACAATTCACTGGATCTGGTTCCCAATTCTCTGGAACTGGATCTGGCTCTGGAGCTGGGTTTGGATCTGGAGTAGGATCTGGCTCTGGAGCTGGGTTTGGCTCTGGTGCTGGCTTCGGCACTAGAGGGGGTGCCTTGGAGGTAGTCTTCTATTCGATCCTGGATTTGACTCCGGATTTCAACTATCTGATCCTGGATTTGGCTCCGGATCTCAATTATCTGATCCTGGATTTGGCTCTGGATCTCAATTCTCTGGTGTTGGATCAGGATCTCAGTTTGGTGGCTCTGTATCAAGTCCAAGAAGAACCTATGGTTTACCTTGAATACAAGAATCTATCCAGTATGACCCACCTGATATGTGATGTTCCACATGAATAA
- the LOC135197701 gene encoding uncharacterized protein LOC135197701 isoform X1 codes for MSTKTVVLCALLAVTATIPRGVLSETARLYQTPAVGGSGFPSGGVGVSSSGGFGGPGSFGASSGAHGGSGSGGFGGSSGAGFGGSSSAGGFGSGALSGGFGGSGGSSGGLGGVGSGGFGGSAGSGFGASGSGFGGSAGSGFGASGSGFGGSAGSGFGASGSGFGGSTGSGFGASGSGFGGSAGSGFGASGSGFGGSAGSGFGATGSGFGGSAGSGAAGFGGSPAGGFGGSASGSFGGSSSGGFGGSSGSSVGGFGLSGSAGGYQGPSAPVVPILVDERDGPHADGSYTFNFETGNGISRQEQGYPQGVTGAVAQQGAWSFTFPDGTPANFQFVADGSGFNVQSDLLPTPPPLPPHAIAQIEKAALEDAAASAAGSQGAYGGGSQSGSGFSASGSQFSGSGSQFTGSGSQFSGTGSGSGAGFGSGVGSGSGAGFGSGAGFGTRGGALEVVFYSILDLTPDFNYLILDLAPDLNYLILDLALDLNSLVLDQDLSLVALYQVQEEPMVYLEYKNLSSMTHLICDVPHE; via the exons ATGTCGACCAAA ACGGTAGTCTTGTGTGCCCTTTTGGCAGTCACAGCGACAATTCCTCGAGGGGTTCTCTCTGAAACAGCAAGATTATACCAAACTCCTGCAGTAGGCGGATCTGGGTTCCCCTCAGGAGGAGTTGGCGTTTCTTCTAGCGGAGGATTCGGAGGTCCCGGTAGTTTTGGGGCGTCTTCTGGTGCACATGGAGGATCAGGAAGTGGAGGATTCGGTGGTTCATCTGGAGCAGGATTTGGTGGATCGTCATCTGCAGGAGGATTTGGCAGCGGTGCTTTGAGTGGAGGTTTTGGCGGTTCTGGTGGTTCCTCTGGTGGTCTTGGTGGGGTTGGCAGTGGAGGCTTTGGAGGATCAGCAGGAAGTGGCTTTGGTGCCTCAGGATCTGGTTTTGGAGGTTCTGCAGGTAGCGGTTTTGGTGCCTCAGGATCTGGTTTTGGAGGTTCTGCAGGTAGCGGTTTTGGTGCCTCAGGATCTGGTTTTGGAGGTTCTACAG GTAGCGGTTTTGGTGCCTCAGGATCTGGTTTTGGAGGTTCTGCAGGTAGCGGTTTTGGTGCCTCAGGATCTGGTTTTGGAG GTTCTGCAGGTAGCGGTTTTGGTGCCACAGGATCTGGTTTTGGAGGTTCTGCAGGATCCGGTGCTGCTGGATTTGGAGGTTCTCCTGCCGGTGGTTTTGGTGGATCAGCTTCAGGAAGCTTTGGGGGAAGTTCCTCTGGAGGTTTTGGTGGTTCAAGTGGATCATCTGTTGGAGGATTTGGATTGTCTGGCTCTGCTGGTGGTTACCAAGGTCCCTCTGCTCCTGTTGTACCTATTCTTGTTGACGAACGCGATGGTCCACACGCTGACGGTTCTTACACCTTCAACTTTGAAACTGGAAATGGCATCAGCCGTCAGGAACAAGGATACCCACAGGGTGTAACTGGAGCTGTGGCACAGCAAGGGGCATGGTC ATTCACATTCCCAGACGGTACCCCAGCTAACTTCCAGTTTGTTGCTGATGGATCTGGTTTCAATGTACAATCAGACCTTCtgccaactcctcctcctcttccacctcaTGCCATCGCTCAGATTGAGAAGGCAGCTCTAGAGGATGCCGCTGCCAGTGCTGCTGGATCTCAGGGAGCTTACGGTGGAGGTTCCCAATCTGGATCAGGATTTAGCGCCTCAGGCTCTCAGTTTTCCGGAAGTGGATCACAATTCACTGGATCTGGTTCCCAATTCTCTGGAACTGGATCTGGCTCTGGAGCTGGGTTTGGATCTGGAGTAGGATCTGGCTCTGGAGCTGGGTTTGGCTCTGGTGCTGGCTTCGGCACTAGAGGGGGTGCCTTGGAGGTAGTCTTCTATTCGATCCTGGATTTGACTCCGGATTTCAACTATCTGATCCTGGATTTGGCTCCGGATCTCAATTATCTGATCCTGGATTTGGCTCTGGATCTCAATTCTCTGGTGTTGGATCAGGATCTCAGTTTGGTGGCTCTGTATCAAGTCCAAGAAGAACCTATGGTTTACCTTGAATACAAGAATCTATCCAGTATGACCCACCTGATATGTGATGTTCCACATGAATAA
- the LOC135197701 gene encoding uncharacterized protein LOC135197701 isoform X3, which yields MSTKTVVLCALLAVTATIPRGVLSETARLYQTPAVGGSGFPSGGVGVSSSGGFGGPGSFGASSGAHGGSGSGGFGGSSGAGFGGSSSAGGFGSGALSGGFGGSGGSSGGLGGVGSGGFGGSAGSGFGASGSGFGGSAGSGFGASGSGFGGSAGSGFGASGSGFGGSTGSGFGASGSGFGGSAGSGAAGFGGSPAGGFGGSASGSFGGSSSGGFGGSSGSSVGGFGLSGSAGGYQGPSAPVVPILVDERDGPHADGSYTFNFETGNGISRQEQGYPQGVTGAVAQQGAWSFTFPDGTPANFQFVADGSGFNVQSDLLPTPPPLPPHAIAQIEKAALEDAAASAAGSQGAYGGGSQSGSGFSASGSQFSGSGSQFTGSGSQFSGTGSGSGAGFGSGVGSGSGAGFGSGAGFGTRGGALEVVFYSILDLTPDFNYLILDLAPDLNYLILDLALDLNSLVLDQDLSLVALYQVQEEPMVYLEYKNLSSMTHLICDVPHE from the exons ATGTCGACCAAA ACGGTAGTCTTGTGTGCCCTTTTGGCAGTCACAGCGACAATTCCTCGAGGGGTTCTCTCTGAAACAGCAAGATTATACCAAACTCCTGCAGTAGGCGGATCTGGGTTCCCCTCAGGAGGAGTTGGCGTTTCTTCTAGCGGAGGATTCGGAGGTCCCGGTAGTTTTGGGGCGTCTTCTGGTGCACATGGAGGATCAGGAAGTGGAGGATTCGGTGGTTCATCTGGAGCAGGATTTGGTGGATCGTCATCTGCAGGAGGATTTGGCAGCGGTGCTTTGAGTGGAGGTTTTGGCGGTTCTGGTGGTTCCTCTGGTGGTCTTGGTGGGGTTGGCAGTGGAGGCTTTGGAGGATCAGCAGGAAGTGGCTTTGGTGCCTCAGGATCTGGTTTTGGAGGTTCTGCAGGTAGCGGTTTTGGTGCCTCAGGATCTGGTTTTGGAGGTTCTGCAGGTAGCGGTTTTGGTGCCTCAGGATCTGGTTTTGGAGGTTCTACAG GTAGCGGTTTTGGTGCCTCAGGATCTGGTTTTGGAG GTTCTGCAGGATCCGGTGCTGCTGGATTTGGAGGTTCTCCTGCCGGTGGTTTTGGTGGATCAGCTTCAGGAAGCTTTGGGGGAAGTTCCTCTGGAGGTTTTGGTGGTTCAAGTGGATCATCTGTTGGAGGATTTGGATTGTCTGGCTCTGCTGGTGGTTACCAAGGTCCCTCTGCTCCTGTTGTACCTATTCTTGTTGACGAACGCGATGGTCCACACGCTGACGGTTCTTACACCTTCAACTTTGAAACTGGAAATGGCATCAGCCGTCAGGAACAAGGATACCCACAGGGTGTAACTGGAGCTGTGGCACAGCAAGGGGCATGGTC ATTCACATTCCCAGACGGTACCCCAGCTAACTTCCAGTTTGTTGCTGATGGATCTGGTTTCAATGTACAATCAGACCTTCtgccaactcctcctcctcttccacctcaTGCCATCGCTCAGATTGAGAAGGCAGCTCTAGAGGATGCCGCTGCCAGTGCTGCTGGATCTCAGGGAGCTTACGGTGGAGGTTCCCAATCTGGATCAGGATTTAGCGCCTCAGGCTCTCAGTTTTCCGGAAGTGGATCACAATTCACTGGATCTGGTTCCCAATTCTCTGGAACTGGATCTGGCTCTGGAGCTGGGTTTGGATCTGGAGTAGGATCTGGCTCTGGAGCTGGGTTTGGCTCTGGTGCTGGCTTCGGCACTAGAGGGGGTGCCTTGGAGGTAGTCTTCTATTCGATCCTGGATTTGACTCCGGATTTCAACTATCTGATCCTGGATTTGGCTCCGGATCTCAATTATCTGATCCTGGATTTGGCTCTGGATCTCAATTCTCTGGTGTTGGATCAGGATCTCAGTTTGGTGGCTCTGTATCAAGTCCAAGAAGAACCTATGGTTTACCTTGAATACAAGAATCTATCCAGTATGACCCACCTGATATGTGATGTTCCACATGAATAA